A window of the Streptomyces sp. Ag109_O5-10 genome harbors these coding sequences:
- a CDS encoding putative cobaltochelatase, translated as MTTPFPFTAVVGQDDLRLALLLNAVSPAVGGVLVRGEKGTAKSTAVRALSALLPAVDVVAGCRFSCDPAAPDPACPDGPHNPPGAFESRPARMVELPVGASEDRLVGALDIERALAEGVKAFEPGLLADAHRGILYVDEVNLLHDHLVDLLLDAAAMGASYVEREGVSVRHAARFLLVGTMNPEEGELRPQLLDRFGLTVEVAASREPDQRVEVVRRRLAYDDDPAGFAARWAGEEAAVRQRVVAARGLLPSVRLGDGALRQIAATCAAFEVDGMRADIVMARTATALAAWAGRTEVLAEDVRRAALLALPHRRRRNPFDAPGLDEDKLDQALEEFSGEDDGDDDPDPGGPGGGGGQPAPDDGGPQGGDTAARPEAGADGEPQTSGGTSGEQAPVRAAEPFRAKVLSVPGIGEGAAGRRSRARTEHGRTTGARRPRGALTKLHLAATVQAAAPHQRARGRSGPGLVIRRDDLRQAAREGREGNLVLFVVDASGSMAARQRMSAVKGAVLSLLLDAYQRRDKVGLVTFRGAAAEVALPPTSSVDAAAARLESLPTGGRTPLAAGLLRAHDVLRVERLRDPARRALVVVVTDGRATGGPEPVALAGRAARLFAADGVASVVVDCESGPVRLGLAGQLADELGGTAVTLDELRADSIAGLVKDVQGRSRRAA; from the coding sequence GTGACTACCCCGTTCCCGTTCACGGCCGTCGTCGGCCAGGACGACCTGCGGCTCGCGCTGCTGCTGAACGCCGTCTCGCCGGCGGTCGGCGGGGTGCTGGTGCGCGGCGAGAAGGGCACCGCGAAGAGCACGGCCGTACGTGCCCTGTCGGCGCTGCTGCCGGCCGTGGACGTCGTCGCCGGCTGCCGTTTCTCCTGCGACCCGGCCGCCCCGGACCCGGCCTGCCCGGACGGTCCGCACAACCCTCCCGGGGCCTTCGAGTCCCGCCCGGCACGCATGGTCGAACTGCCGGTCGGCGCCTCCGAGGACCGGCTGGTCGGCGCGCTGGACATAGAACGCGCCCTGGCGGAGGGCGTGAAGGCCTTCGAGCCGGGCCTGCTGGCCGACGCGCACCGGGGCATCCTGTACGTCGACGAGGTCAACCTCCTCCACGACCACCTGGTCGACCTGCTCCTCGACGCGGCCGCGATGGGCGCGTCGTACGTCGAGCGCGAGGGCGTGTCGGTCCGGCACGCGGCGCGCTTCCTGCTGGTCGGCACGATGAACCCCGAAGAGGGCGAGCTGCGGCCGCAGTTGCTCGACCGGTTCGGCCTCACCGTCGAGGTGGCCGCCTCCCGGGAGCCCGACCAGCGGGTGGAGGTGGTACGGCGGCGGCTCGCGTACGACGACGACCCGGCGGGGTTCGCGGCGCGCTGGGCCGGCGAGGAGGCCGCCGTCCGGCAGCGGGTCGTGGCGGCACGGGGGTTGCTGCCGTCGGTGCGGCTGGGCGACGGGGCGCTCCGGCAGATCGCGGCGACCTGCGCGGCCTTCGAGGTCGACGGGATGCGCGCCGACATCGTGATGGCCCGCACGGCGACCGCGCTGGCCGCGTGGGCCGGGCGGACCGAGGTGCTGGCGGAGGACGTGCGCCGGGCGGCGCTGCTCGCGCTGCCGCACCGGCGGCGCCGCAACCCCTTCGACGCGCCGGGCCTCGACGAGGACAAGCTGGACCAGGCGCTGGAGGAGTTCTCCGGGGAGGACGACGGCGACGACGATCCGGATCCGGGCGGTCCCGGTGGGGGTGGCGGACAGCCGGCGCCCGACGACGGCGGCCCGCAGGGCGGGGACACGGCTGCCCGGCCCGAGGCCGGAGCGGACGGCGAACCGCAGACGTCCGGCGGTACTTCGGGCGAGCAGGCCCCGGTGCGGGCCGCCGAGCCCTTTCGCGCCAAGGTGCTGAGCGTGCCGGGGATCGGCGAGGGCGCCGCCGGGCGGCGCTCCCGGGCGCGGACCGAGCACGGCCGTACGACCGGTGCGCGGCGGCCGCGGGGTGCCCTGACCAAGCTGCACCTGGCGGCGACCGTGCAGGCGGCCGCCCCGCACCAGCGGGCGCGCGGGCGGTCCGGGCCGGGGCTCGTGATCCGGCGGGACGACCTGCGGCAGGCGGCCCGGGAGGGCCGCGAGGGGAACCTCGTGCTGTTCGTGGTCGACGCGTCCGGGTCGATGGCGGCCCGGCAGCGGATGAGCGCGGTGAAGGGCGCCGTGCTGTCGCTGCTCCTCGACGCCTACCAGCGGCGGGACAAGGTGGGGCTGGTGACCTTCCGGGGCGCTGCGGCCGAAGTGGCGCTGCCGCCGACCTCGTCGGTGGACGCGGCGGCGGCCCGGCTGGAGTCGCTGCCGACCGGCGGTCGTACGCCGCTCGCCGCCGGACTGCTCAGGGCGCACGACGTGCTGCGGGTGGAGCGGCTGCGGGATCCGGCGCGGCGGGCGCTGGTGGTGGTGGTGACCGACGGGCGCGCCACCGGCGGGCCGGAGCCGGTCGCCCTCGCCGGGCGCGCGGCGCGGCTGTTCGCGGCGGACGGGGTCGCCTCCGTGGTCGTGGACTGCGAGTCCGGCCCGGTGCGGCTGGGGCTCGCCGGGCAGTTGGCGGATGAGCTGGGCGGTACCGCGGTGACGCTCGACGAGCTGCGCGCGGACTCGATCGCCGGGCTGGTGAAGGACGTTCAGGGTCGTTCGAGGAGGGCCGCGTAA
- a CDS encoding lysozyme, whose amino-acid sequence MARDRIPPSRHRVRVRVHSRALAVSVAALALATAVTAFTGTPASAGGLPKGHDVSSHQKNVDWPGARARGARFVYIKATESTTYRNPYFDRQYTGSRAAGIRRGAYHFALPDKSSGARQAAYFVSHGGTWTADGWTLPPALDVEYDPYDKKHKCYGLSTSRMVEWIRSFSDELKRETGRRPVIYTTTNWWNLCTGGSGAFAADHALWIARHGSADAGTLPAGWSSWTFWQYDNSGTLPGDQNLFNGSAGRLKAVALGL is encoded by the coding sequence ATGGCCCGTGACCGTATTCCGCCGTCCCGCCACCGCGTCCGCGTCCGCGTGCACAGTCGCGCCCTCGCGGTGTCCGTGGCGGCGCTCGCCCTCGCGACCGCCGTGACCGCGTTCACCGGGACACCCGCGTCCGCGGGGGGCCTACCGAAGGGACACGACGTCTCCTCGCACCAGAAGAACGTCGACTGGCCGGGCGCCAGGGCCAGGGGCGCCCGGTTCGTATACATCAAGGCCACCGAGTCCACCACCTACCGCAACCCGTACTTCGACCGGCAGTACACCGGCTCGCGGGCGGCCGGGATCAGGCGGGGCGCGTACCATTTCGCCCTGCCGGACAAGTCGTCGGGCGCCCGCCAGGCCGCGTACTTCGTGAGCCATGGCGGCACGTGGACGGCGGACGGCTGGACGCTGCCGCCCGCGCTCGACGTCGAGTACGACCCGTACGACAAGAAGCACAAGTGCTATGGGCTCAGCACCTCCCGGATGGTCGAGTGGATCAGGTCCTTCAGTGACGAGCTGAAGCGGGAGACCGGCAGGCGGCCGGTGATCTACACGACCACGAACTGGTGGAACCTCTGCACAGGCGGCAGCGGCGCCTTCGCCGCCGACCACGCGCTGTGGATCGCCCGCCACGGCTCGGCGGACGCCGGGACACTGCCGGCCGGCTGGTCGTCGTGGACCTTCTGGCAGTACGACAACAGCGGAACCCTGCCGGGTGACCAGAATCTCTTCAACGGGTCGGCGGGCCGCCTGAAGGCCGTCGCCCTCGGCCTCTGA
- a CDS encoding cobalamin biosynthesis protein: MGADRVFAYGAAAGLLGDLLLGDPRRGHPVAVFGRAAGAVERVLWRDHRGWGALHTAVCAGGAVALGAAAQRVVRPSAVASVALTAAATWAVVGGTSLSREAQTIGRALQAGDVEAARARLPHLCGRDPQALDAGGIARAVVESVAENTSDAVVGALVWGAVGGVPGLLGFRAVNTLDAMVGHRSPRYRRYGWASARLDDVAGWPGARLTAVLAAVAGDDRQGAVRAWRADAVKHPSPNAGPVEASFAGALGVRLGGTLSYGGRIEHRPVLNGEGRAVQVADIERAVRLSRRVGWLALGVSAAGALLRGSLPGRAS; this comes from the coding sequence ATGGGTGCCGATCGCGTCTTCGCGTACGGCGCCGCCGCCGGTCTTCTCGGTGATCTGCTGCTCGGCGATCCGCGCCGGGGGCATCCGGTCGCCGTGTTCGGACGGGCGGCCGGGGCCGTGGAGCGGGTGCTGTGGCGGGACCACCGCGGGTGGGGCGCGCTGCACACCGCCGTGTGTGCCGGGGGTGCCGTGGCGCTGGGTGCCGCGGCGCAGCGGGTCGTACGCCCGTCCGCCGTCGCGTCCGTCGCGCTCACGGCCGCCGCCACCTGGGCCGTCGTCGGGGGCACTTCGCTCTCCCGTGAGGCCCAGACCATCGGGCGGGCCCTGCAGGCGGGTGACGTCGAGGCGGCCCGTGCCCGGCTGCCGCATCTGTGCGGACGGGATCCGCAGGCCCTGGACGCCGGCGGGATCGCCCGTGCGGTCGTGGAGTCCGTCGCCGAGAACACCAGCGACGCGGTCGTGGGCGCACTGGTGTGGGGAGCCGTGGGGGGCGTCCCCGGGCTGCTGGGGTTCCGGGCCGTCAACACCCTGGACGCCATGGTGGGGCACAGGTCGCCCCGGTACCGGCGCTACGGGTGGGCTTCCGCGCGGCTCGACGACGTGGCCGGGTGGCCGGGGGCACGGCTCACCGCCGTACTGGCCGCGGTGGCCGGGGACGACCGGCAGGGGGCCGTACGGGCCTGGCGGGCCGATGCGGTGAAGCATCCGAGTCCCAACGCTGGGCCCGTCGAGGCGTCGTTCGCGGGGGCGTTGGGGGTGCGGCTCGGGGGGACGCTGTCGTACGGGGGGCGGATCGAGCACCGGCCGGTGCTGAACGGGGAGGGGCGGGCTGTGCAGGTCGCGGACATCGAACGGGCGGTGCGGTTGTCGCGGCGGGTGGGATGGCTGGCATTGGGGGTGAGCGCGGCGGGGGCGCTGCTGCGCGGATCGCTCCCGGGAAGGGCGTCATGA
- a CDS encoding inorganic phosphate transporter: MENFSLILAIVVVTALAFDFTNGFHDTANAMATTISTGALKPKIAVAMSAALNLVGAFLSVEVANTISKGLVDENGIRPEVIFAALVGAILWNLVTWLVGLPSSSSHALMGGLIGATVASAGFGAVHGDVLVTKVLLPAVAAPVVAGLAAALSTRLSYTLSRNAEDEATRKGFRAGQIASAGLVSLAHGTNDAQKTMGIITLALIAGGSIAPGSNPPTWVILSAGLAIALGTYIGGWRIIRTMGTGLTDLRPQQGFAAQTSAATAILASSHLGFSLSTTHVVSGSVMGAGLGRKGGTVRWSTATRMVVAWVLTLPAAAVVGALAESVTDLGDWGTAAVAVFLVAASAAIWKLSRREVVDSSNVVGTEEPAGVVTTAIAAVTPPPAGPVTVTDGLTATIPAPASAPAAPATDPAATV, encoded by the coding sequence ATGGAAAACTTCTCGCTGATCCTCGCGATTGTGGTAGTAACCGCACTCGCGTTTGATTTCACGAACGGTTTCCACGACACCGCCAACGCGATGGCCACGACCATCTCGACCGGTGCGCTCAAGCCCAAGATCGCGGTGGCCATGTCCGCCGCGCTCAACCTGGTGGGCGCCTTCCTTTCGGTGGAGGTCGCCAACACGATCTCCAAGGGTCTCGTCGACGAGAACGGCATTCGTCCCGAGGTCATCTTCGCCGCCCTCGTCGGCGCCATCCTCTGGAACCTGGTGACCTGGCTGGTGGGCCTGCCCTCCAGTTCCTCGCACGCCCTCATGGGCGGTCTGATCGGCGCCACCGTCGCCTCCGCCGGCTTCGGCGCGGTCCACGGCGACGTGCTCGTCACCAAGGTCCTGCTCCCGGCGGTCGCCGCCCCCGTGGTCGCCGGCCTCGCGGCGGCGCTCTCCACCCGCCTCTCCTACACGCTGTCGAGGAACGCCGAGGACGAGGCCACCCGCAAGGGCTTCCGCGCCGGCCAGATCGCCTCCGCCGGCCTGGTCTCGCTCGCGCACGGCACGAACGACGCGCAGAAGACGATGGGCATCATCACCCTCGCGCTGATCGCGGGCGGCTCGATCGCCCCCGGTTCGAACCCTCCCACCTGGGTCATCCTCTCCGCCGGCCTCGCCATCGCGCTCGGCACCTACATCGGCGGCTGGCGGATCATCCGCACCATGGGCACGGGCCTGACCGACCTGCGGCCGCAGCAGGGCTTCGCCGCCCAGACCAGCGCGGCCACCGCCATCCTGGCCTCCTCCCACCTCGGCTTCTCGCTCTCCACCACGCACGTCGTCTCCGGCTCCGTGATGGGCGCGGGCCTCGGCCGCAAGGGCGGCACGGTCCGCTGGTCCACCGCGACCCGCATGGTGGTCGCCTGGGTGCTCACCCTCCCGGCCGCCGCCGTGGTCGGCGCGCTCGCCGAGTCCGTGACGGACCTCGGCGACTGGGGCACGGCCGCCGTCGCCGTCTTCCTCGTGGCCGCCAGCGCCGCGATCTGGAAGCTCTCCCGCCGCGAGGTCGTGGACAGCAGCAACGTCGTCGGCACCGAGGAACCGGCCGGCGTGGTGACCACGGCGATCGCCGCCGTGACCCCGCCGCCCGCGGGCCCGGTCACGGTCACGGACGGCCTGACCGCCACCATCCCCGCCCCTGCCTCCGCCCCGGCCGCTCCCGCGACCGACCCGGCCGCCACCGTCTGA
- a CDS encoding cobyric acid synthase: MNNGGLLVAGTTSDAGKSVVTAGICRWLVRQGVKVAPFKAQNMSLNSFVTREGAEIGRAQAMQAQACRVEPTALMNPVLLKPGGEQSSQVVLLGKPVGELSARGYHGGRQQKLLGTVLDCLAELRGTYDAVICEGAGSPAEINLRRTDIVNMGMARNAGLPVLVVGDIDRGGVFASFFGTVALLSPEDQALVAGFLVNKFRGDVSLLEPGLGMLHGLTGRHTYGVLPFRHGLGIDEEDGLRVSLRGTVRESNVAPPVGDDVLRVAVCAIPLMSNFTDVDALAAEPGVVVRFVDRPEELADADLVIVPGTRGTVRALEWLRARGLADALRRRAAEQRPVLGICGGFQILGEHIEDEVESREGAVDGLGVLPVRVRFAREKTLTRPVGEALGERVEGYEIHHGVGEVTGGEPFLDGCRVGQAWGTHWHGSLESDGFRRAFLREVAAAAGRRFVPAPGTSFAALREEQLDRLGDLIEQHADTDALWRLIESGAPQGLPFIPPGAPA; this comes from the coding sequence ATGAACAACGGCGGTCTCCTCGTGGCCGGTACCACCTCCGACGCCGGGAAGAGTGTCGTCACCGCCGGTATCTGCCGGTGGCTGGTGCGGCAGGGCGTGAAGGTGGCGCCGTTCAAGGCGCAGAACATGTCCCTCAACTCCTTCGTCACGCGTGAGGGTGCCGAGATCGGGCGGGCGCAGGCCATGCAGGCGCAGGCCTGCCGGGTGGAGCCGACCGCGCTGATGAACCCGGTGCTGCTCAAGCCCGGCGGCGAGCAGAGCAGTCAGGTCGTGCTGCTCGGCAAGCCCGTCGGCGAGCTGAGCGCGCGCGGGTACCACGGCGGCCGGCAGCAGAAGCTGCTCGGGACCGTGCTCGACTGTCTCGCCGAGTTGCGGGGCACGTATGACGCGGTGATCTGTGAGGGGGCGGGCAGTCCGGCGGAGATCAACCTGCGCCGGACCGACATCGTGAACATGGGGATGGCCCGCAACGCCGGGCTGCCCGTGCTCGTGGTCGGCGACATCGACCGCGGGGGCGTCTTCGCCTCCTTCTTCGGGACCGTCGCGCTGCTGTCGCCGGAGGACCAGGCCCTGGTCGCCGGTTTCCTCGTCAACAAGTTCCGCGGGGACGTCTCCCTCCTCGAACCGGGCCTCGGCATGCTGCACGGGCTCACCGGGCGGCACACCTACGGCGTCCTCCCCTTCCGGCACGGCCTCGGCATCGACGAGGAGGACGGACTGCGGGTGTCCCTGCGCGGGACCGTGCGCGAGTCGAACGTCGCCCCGCCCGTGGGCGACGACGTGCTCCGGGTCGCCGTCTGTGCCATCCCGCTGATGTCCAACTTCACGGACGTGGACGCGCTGGCCGCCGAACCCGGCGTCGTGGTGCGGTTCGTGGACCGGCCGGAGGAGCTGGCCGACGCCGACCTCGTCATCGTCCCCGGCACCCGGGGGACGGTGCGCGCCCTGGAGTGGCTGCGGGCACGGGGACTCGCGGACGCGCTGCGGCGCCGGGCCGCGGAGCAGCGGCCCGTGCTCGGCATCTGCGGGGGCTTCCAGATCCTCGGCGAGCACATCGAGGACGAGGTCGAGAGCCGCGAGGGGGCCGTCGACGGGCTCGGGGTGCTGCCCGTGCGCGTCCGGTTCGCCCGGGAGAAGACGCTCACCCGGCCCGTCGGGGAGGCCCTCGGCGAGCGGGTCGAGGGCTACGAGATCCATCACGGGGTCGGCGAGGTGACCGGAGGCGAGCCGTTCCTGGACGGCTGCCGGGTCGGGCAGGCCTGGGGCACGCACTGGCACGGTTCCCTGGAGTCGGACGGTTTCCGGCGGGCCTTCCTGCGCGAGGTGGCGGCCGCCGCGGGCCGCCGGTTCGTGCCGGCCCCCGGCACCTCGTTCGCCGCGCTGCGCGAGGAGCAGCTCGACCGGCTCGGCGACCTGATCGAACAGCACGCGGACACGGACGCGCTCTGGCGGCTCATCGAGTCGGGCGCGCCGCAAGGACTGCCTTTCATTCCACCGGGAGCGCCCGCATGA
- the cobN gene encoding cobaltochelatase subunit CobN, with the protein MSTVLLLSTADTDLLAARAASGADYRIGNPTRVDVAEELPALVAGADIAVVRLLGGKRAWEDGLAALKAAGIPTVLLGGEAVPDAELMAESSVPAGVVAEALRYLVEGGPANLTELARFLSDTVLLTGEGFVEPQKMPEYGVHGARARQSGRPTVGVLFYRAHELSGNTGFVDTLCDAIEAHGANALPVYCGSLRGADAGLYELLAEADALVATVLAAGGTHASQASAGGDEEAWDIGALADLDVPVLQGLCLTSSKSAWAESDAALSPMDAAMQVAIPEFDGRLITVPFSFKEQGPDDVPVYVADPERAGRVAGIAVRHARLRHRPNAEKRIALVFTAYPTKHSRVGNAVGLDTPASAVRVLDALRDAGYAVEGHPDNGDELIHRLINAGGHDVEWLTEEQLAAAPARVPLADYRAWFEKLDPELRDAMREAWGEPPGSLYVDGDDIVLASLQFGNVVVMIQPPRGFGENPIAIYHDPDMPPSHHYIAAYRWLDNSFGADAVVHMGKHGTMEWLPGKGLGLSAGCAPDAVLGDLPLVYPFIVNDPGEGTQAKRRGHATVVDHLVPPMARADTYGDLAKLEQLLDEYALVSDLDPGKAPAVRAQIWTLVKAAELHHDLHVDEQPEDGDFDEFVMHIDGYLCEIKDVQIRDGLHILGGGPVGEPRVNLVLAVLRASQVWGGQANALPGLRASFAAHFGLSEKELLAEPGAPVKVPVELSDLVEGPARTAADAVDLLEQLCRRVAEGMEQRDWAVAESRALVREVLGTELADAVAVLEFACTEVVPRLARTTDEIGHILKALAGGYVPAGPSGSPTRGLVNVLPTGRNFYSVDPKAIPSRLSWEVGQSLADSLVQRYLSDTGAYPKSVGLTVWGTSAMRTQGDDIAEILALLGCRPVWDDASRRVTGFEVIPLAELGRPRIDVTVRISGFFRDAFPHVVGLLDDAVRRVAELDEPAESNYVRAHADEDTAEHGDRRRATARIFGSKPGAYGAGLLPLIDARNWRSDADLAEVYAVWGGYAYGRGLDGRAARGDMETAFRRIAVAAKNVDTREHDLVDADDYFQYHGGMVAMVRHLTGANPEAYVGDSATPDQVRTRTLGEETHRVFRARVVNPRWMAAMRRHGYKGAFEMAATVDYLFGYDATAGVVDDWMYEKLSVEYVFDAENRDFMKKSNPWALRGITERLLEAADRGLWAEPDADTLERLRATYLELEGDLEGNSEGDDQ; encoded by the coding sequence ATGAGCACTGTGTTGTTGTTGTCGACCGCCGACACCGATCTGCTGGCGGCCCGGGCCGCCTCCGGTGCCGACTACCGGATCGGCAATCCGACGCGCGTCGACGTCGCGGAGGAGCTGCCCGCGCTGGTCGCGGGCGCGGACATCGCCGTCGTGCGGCTGCTCGGCGGCAAGCGCGCCTGGGAGGACGGGCTCGCCGCGCTGAAGGCCGCCGGGATCCCGACCGTGCTGCTCGGCGGCGAGGCGGTGCCGGACGCCGAGCTGATGGCCGAGTCGTCGGTGCCGGCGGGCGTGGTCGCCGAGGCCCTGAGATACCTCGTCGAGGGCGGCCCGGCCAACCTCACCGAGCTGGCCCGGTTCCTCTCCGACACGGTGCTGCTGACCGGCGAGGGGTTCGTCGAACCGCAGAAGATGCCCGAGTACGGCGTCCACGGCGCCCGTGCCCGGCAGAGCGGCCGGCCGACCGTCGGGGTGCTCTTCTACCGGGCCCACGAACTGAGCGGCAACACCGGCTTCGTGGACACCCTGTGCGACGCGATCGAGGCGCACGGCGCCAACGCCCTTCCGGTGTACTGCGGTTCGCTGCGCGGCGCGGACGCCGGGCTGTACGAGCTCCTCGCCGAGGCCGACGCGCTGGTCGCGACCGTCCTGGCGGCCGGCGGCACGCACGCCTCGCAGGCCTCGGCCGGCGGCGACGAGGAGGCCTGGGACATCGGGGCGCTCGCCGACCTCGACGTGCCGGTGCTGCAAGGTCTCTGCCTGACCTCGTCGAAGAGCGCCTGGGCCGAGTCCGACGCGGCCCTCTCCCCCATGGACGCGGCGATGCAGGTCGCGATCCCGGAGTTCGACGGACGTCTGATCACGGTCCCGTTCTCCTTCAAGGAACAGGGACCCGACGACGTCCCGGTGTACGTCGCCGACCCCGAGCGGGCCGGACGCGTCGCCGGAATCGCCGTACGGCACGCCCGGCTCCGGCACCGGCCGAACGCCGAGAAGAGGATCGCGCTGGTCTTCACGGCGTACCCGACCAAGCACTCCCGGGTCGGCAACGCGGTGGGGCTCGACACCCCCGCCTCGGCGGTACGGGTGCTGGACGCGCTGCGGGACGCCGGATACGCGGTCGAGGGGCACCCGGACAACGGCGACGAGCTGATCCACCGGCTCATCAACGCCGGTGGCCACGACGTCGAATGGCTCACCGAGGAACAGCTGGCCGCGGCGCCCGCGCGAGTGCCGCTCGCGGACTACCGGGCGTGGTTCGAGAAGCTCGACCCGGAGCTGCGGGACGCGATGCGGGAGGCGTGGGGCGAGCCGCCTGGCTCGCTGTACGTCGACGGCGACGACATCGTGCTGGCCTCCCTGCAGTTCGGGAACGTCGTCGTCATGATCCAGCCGCCGCGCGGCTTCGGCGAGAACCCGATCGCGATCTACCACGACCCGGACATGCCGCCGTCCCACCACTACATAGCGGCCTACCGGTGGCTGGACAACTCGTTCGGCGCGGACGCGGTCGTGCACATGGGCAAGCACGGCACGATGGAGTGGCTGCCGGGCAAGGGCCTCGGCCTGAGCGCCGGTTGCGCCCCGGACGCGGTCCTCGGCGACCTGCCGCTGGTCTACCCGTTCATCGTGAACGACCCCGGCGAGGGCACCCAGGCCAAGCGGCGCGGGCACGCCACGGTCGTCGACCATCTGGTGCCGCCGATGGCCCGTGCCGACACCTACGGCGACCTGGCCAAGCTGGAGCAGCTGCTCGACGAGTACGCGCTGGTGTCGGACCTGGACCCGGGGAAGGCGCCGGCCGTCCGCGCGCAGATCTGGACGCTGGTGAAGGCGGCCGAGCTCCACCACGACCTGCACGTGGACGAGCAGCCGGAGGACGGCGACTTCGACGAGTTCGTCATGCACATCGACGGCTACCTGTGCGAGATCAAGGACGTGCAGATCCGCGACGGCCTGCACATCCTCGGCGGCGGTCCGGTCGGCGAACCGCGGGTGAACCTGGTGCTGGCCGTGCTGCGCGCCTCCCAGGTGTGGGGCGGGCAGGCGAACGCGCTGCCGGGCCTCAGGGCCTCGTTCGCGGCCCATTTCGGGCTCAGCGAGAAGGAGTTGCTGGCGGAGCCGGGCGCGCCGGTGAAGGTGCCGGTGGAACTGTCGGACCTGGTCGAGGGCCCGGCGCGAACCGCGGCCGACGCGGTCGACCTGCTGGAACAGCTGTGCCGCCGGGTCGCGGAGGGCATGGAGCAGCGGGACTGGGCGGTGGCGGAGAGCCGCGCGCTGGTGCGCGAGGTGCTCGGCACCGAACTCGCCGACGCCGTCGCCGTGCTGGAGTTCGCGTGCACCGAGGTCGTGCCGCGGCTCGCGCGCACCACGGACGAGATCGGGCACATCCTGAAGGCCCTGGCCGGCGGTTACGTCCCGGCCGGTCCGTCCGGCTCCCCCACCCGCGGGCTGGTCAACGTCCTGCCCACCGGCCGGAACTTCTACTCGGTCGACCCCAAGGCCATTCCCTCCCGGCTGAGCTGGGAGGTCGGCCAGTCGCTGGCCGACTCGCTCGTGCAGCGGTATCTGAGCGACACCGGCGCCTACCCGAAGTCCGTCGGCCTGACCGTGTGGGGCACCTCGGCGATGCGCACCCAGGGTGACGACATCGCCGAGATCCTGGCGCTGCTCGGCTGCCGTCCGGTCTGGGACGACGCGTCGAGGCGCGTCACCGGCTTCGAGGTGATCCCCCTGGCCGAGCTGGGCCGGCCCCGCATCGACGTCACGGTCCGCATCTCCGGCTTCTTCCGGGACGCGTTCCCGCACGTGGTCGGGCTGCTCGACGACGCGGTGCGCAGGGTCGCCGAGCTGGACGAGCCGGCCGAGTCCAACTACGTGCGGGCGCACGCCGACGAGGACACCGCCGAGCACGGCGACCGGCGGCGCGCCACCGCCCGCATCTTCGGCTCCAAGCCGGGGGCCTACGGTGCCGGGCTGCTTCCCCTGATCGACGCCCGCAACTGGCGCTCCGACGCCGACCTCGCCGAGGTGTACGCGGTGTGGGGCGGTTACGCCTACGGGCGCGGGCTCGACGGGCGGGCGGCGCGCGGGGACATGGAGACCGCCTTCCGGCGGATCGCGGTGGCCGCGAAGAACGTGGACACCCGCGAGCACGACCTCGTGGACGCCGACGACTACTTCCAGTACCACGGCGGCATGGTCGCCATGGTGCGCCATCTGACCGGCGCCAACCCCGAGGCGTACGTGGGCGATTCGGCTACGCCGGACCAGGTGCGGACCCGGACGCTGGGCGAGGAGACGCACCGCGTCTTCCGGGCCCGGGTGGTCAACCCCCGCTGGATGGCGGCCATGCGCCGGCACGGCTACAAGGGTGCCTTCGAGATGGCGGCGACCGTCGACTACCTCTTCGGCTACGACGCCACGGCGGGCGTGGTCGACGACTGGATGTACGAGAAGCTCAGCGTGGAGTACGTCTTCGACGCGGAGAACCGGGACTTCATGAAGAAGTCCAACCCGTGGGCGCTGCGCGGCATCACGGAACGGCTCCTGGAGGCCGCCGACCGGGGCCTGTGGGCCGAGCCGGACGCGGACACCCTGGAGCGCCTGCGGGCCACGTACCTGGAGCTCGAAGGCGACCTGGAAGGCAACTCGGAGGGCGACGACCAGTGA
- the cobO gene encoding cob(I)yrinic acid a,c-diamide adenosyltransferase, whose translation MPQGQPSVVPDDGLTTRQRRNRPLVVVHTGIGKGKSTAAFGLALRAWNQGWPIGVFQFVKSAKWKVGEENALRVLGASGEGGTVDWHKMGEGWSWVQRDAQMDNEEKAREGWEQVKRDLAAETYRLYVLDEFAYPMHWGWVDTDEVVDVLRNRPGTQHVVITGRNAPDKLVGLADLVTDMSKVKHPMDAGQKGQRGIEW comes from the coding sequence ATGCCGCAGGGACAGCCGAGTGTCGTGCCCGACGACGGGCTGACCACCCGGCAGCGCCGTAACCGGCCGCTGGTGGTCGTGCACACCGGGATCGGGAAGGGCAAGTCCACCGCCGCGTTCGGGCTCGCGCTCCGGGCCTGGAACCAGGGGTGGCCCATCGGGGTGTTCCAGTTCGTCAAGTCGGCCAAGTGGAAGGTCGGCGAGGAGAACGCGCTGCGGGTGCTGGGCGCCTCCGGCGAGGGCGGGACCGTCGACTGGCACAAGATGGGCGAGGGCTGGTCCTGGGTCCAGCGCGACGCGCAGATGGACAACGAGGAGAAGGCCCGGGAGGGCTGGGAGCAGGTCAAGCGGGACCTGGCCGCCGAGACGTACCGGTTGTACGTCCTTGACGAGTTCGCGTACCCGATGCACTGGGGGTGGGTGGACACCGACGAGGTCGTCGACGTGCTGCGGAACCGGCCCGGGACCCAGCATGTCGTGATCACCGGGCGGAACGCGCCGGACAAGCTCGTCGGCCTCGCCGATCTCGTCACCGACATGTCCAAGGTCAAGCACCCGATGGACGCGGGGCAGAAGGGGCAGAGGGGCATCGAGTGGTGA